From the genome of Papaver somniferum cultivar HN1 chromosome 2, ASM357369v1, whole genome shotgun sequence, one region includes:
- the LOC113353896 gene encoding uncharacterized protein LOC113353896 has protein sequence MGAISRKFILLGLVFAVVLLISSEVLAVKDMPQKTHEQVLNKSSGGSSIKKKCLPNGGIEYDIEHAGSEVEVELNKDGAEVEVEYAGKEVEVELNKTGVKVEIEIAGKKYEYQFKG, from the exons ATGGGTGCCATTAGCAGGAAATTCATTTTGTTGGGACTTGTTTTTGCTGTTGTTCTTCTCATCTCTTCTGAGGTCTTGGCTGTTAAGGACATGCCTCAAAAAACAC ATGAGCAAGTATTAAACAAGAGTAGTGGTGGATCGTCGATCAAGAAAAAATGTCTTCCTAATGGAGGAATTGAGTATGATATTGAGCATGCCGGGAGTGAAGTTGAGGTTGAGCTAAACAAAGATGGAGCTGAGGTTGAAGTTGAGTATGCTGGGAAGGAGGTTGAGGTTGAGCTTAACAAAACTGGAGTTAAGGTTGAGATTGAGATCGCCGGGAAAAAGTATGAGTATCAGTTTAAGGGGTAA